From the Spiroplasma alleghenense genome, one window contains:
- a CDS encoding ABC transporter permease, whose amino-acid sequence MKKILINYLRSFKQYFVQMLGVLLFLVILSSVSIGMMTTSLQIQSRASKIKNNTNEWDLFFNYNAHSLTNQFVYEYFYEGNPIKKDNEIFLSTPNNQDGYGFLTPRFKEYLSSLSDENEENEKVSKEDLIAKQIKSSMLTFEQGGKVKSEIKDSNGAFLGADFFSTEFTDYLGGSNPEGVNYNHKIPFYVTKTIANNNFNKELIKMTWSLDLPIIKSRVAESSEKRVVHLKNGLSRDFNNFNGQEISQLYIQKGRNVDPNNLEDREIVLTDKFARLNNLKPGSIIELETGWENGKTQMEEWKVVGTGIRYEDLATTGYVNEVNRDMSKFGFGYVDDRMIEKIEAERWEETSLARANLSINNYINFQKSTVNLNDLFMISQVNEFGIYQADSVIINNLANFKNQPVIIGVFAQVIMNIVLGFLIISLAFIFIMFLIKKELNESVRQIGIFKAFGYRNSTFASIFAIKTTIIVGMGILLGLFLSLPLQYLGFISFEVNIMFFIHQFYFNALFLFMILIIVPILFGLIAFTSIILSMKKTALEMISDNGVEKRTNSKRILALQIIFFPFFIIKLINDKIAGYLEVRSIGFNWRLRRAFTTRSMGKFILIMFLFSFSSLILISQFQVRTFAEDLVPTRDKKFISSIDHSYNFGNYQKIDYNKDEKKLSWVNPEVYQEAPMEIDFYENRKDFKKNLDEKSSKSHEQISWLLKSINKEVIKNSEYIISDNEITGLKENDAQIIKDLFLSNIIKINPSNNYDVSLIESVSKTNPSALKNTLFLMTSKNYEDLNNNYYLSDVGKTACLIGEKEFLKEEGRWFYQQLLKSQSPESALAATRKMVESLIKNNSLDCDDNYYWNPLNFDDLKSGNDISRKNKSLDEIWSKASPFSKDIFQLAFLNDDKPSTLVLNNQLLLRSGKEYLTYNFKAAPFSQNLTTEMNLVLADTTKGDKNAYFNVIKNSQMSWSDWSNLSQLNNSDNSVNAVISKLTAKTFNLKKGDIFKVIIQTDTKLAVPLTVSAINGDDIYSHDVIVDHKTFLDVYGDEEVRGNSSQLYNNLISTTPVFNYSNKVNPNAGDVSLIARSLTNISNDNTPIFGSIFSDFIDFDQYPIGSILDKKPTLMTNPVKISESDSPYTNLFSAEKAYAKTMTSNLTTILNIVLGAIIAILSIIIMVLVLSIIDEAAKIILTLKSLGYSTAQVNWIVMGDYFIWGLILFICSYFMSILFFYVFSIFAWSSMNLLINYWINISIALITFSILTLVILCGWVSSYVKIKRKKITEITI is encoded by the coding sequence ATGAAAAAAATCTTAATAAACTATTTAAGGTCTTTTAAACAATACTTTGTCCAAATGCTGGGAGTATTGTTATTTTTAGTTATCTTAAGTTCGGTTTCAATTGGAATGATGACTACATCTTTGCAAATTCAAAGTCGGGCAAGCAAAATTAAAAATAATACTAACGAGTGAGATTTATTTTTTAATTATAATGCCCATTCTTTAACCAATCAGTTCGTTTATGAATACTTTTACGAGGGAAATCCCATAAAAAAGGATAATGAAATCTTTTTATCAACTCCAAATAACCAAGATGGTTATGGTTTTTTGACACCTCGTTTTAAGGAATATTTATCTTCACTATCAGATGAAAATGAGGAAAATGAAAAAGTTAGCAAGGAAGATTTAATTGCAAAGCAAATTAAATCTTCAATGTTGACTTTTGAACAAGGTGGTAAAGTTAAATCAGAAATTAAGGATTCAAATGGTGCCTTCTTAGGAGCTGATTTTTTCTCAACCGAATTTACAGATTACCTTGGTGGGTCTAATCCTGAAGGCGTTAATTATAACCACAAAATCCCATTCTATGTTACCAAAACTATTGCCAATAATAACTTTAATAAGGAACTTATTAAAATGACTTGATCCTTGGACTTACCAATTATTAAATCAAGAGTTGCTGAAAGTAGTGAAAAAAGAGTAGTCCATTTAAAAAATGGACTATCAAGAGATTTTAATAATTTTAATGGTCAAGAAATTTCTCAACTTTATATTCAAAAGGGGCGCAATGTTGATCCTAACAACCTTGAAGATAGAGAAATTGTTTTAACAGATAAATTCGCTCGCCTTAATAACCTTAAACCAGGTTCTATCATTGAATTAGAAACGGGTTGAGAAAACGGCAAAACTCAGATGGAAGAATGAAAAGTTGTGGGAACAGGTATTAGATACGAAGATCTGGCAACCACGGGTTATGTTAATGAAGTTAATCGCGACATGAGTAAATTTGGGTTTGGCTATGTTGATGATAGAATGATTGAAAAAATAGAGGCCGAACGTTGAGAAGAAACTAGTTTAGCTAGAGCAAACCTGTCAATTAATAACTACATCAATTTTCAAAAAAGTACTGTTAATTTAAATGATTTATTTATGATTAGTCAGGTTAATGAATTTGGAATTTATCAAGCTGATTCAGTTATTATTAATAATTTAGCTAATTTCAAAAATCAACCAGTAATTATTGGTGTCTTTGCTCAAGTGATTATGAATATTGTTCTTGGTTTTCTAATTATTTCCTTAGCATTTATTTTTATTATGTTTTTAATTAAAAAAGAATTAAATGAAAGTGTTAGACAAATAGGAATATTTAAAGCTTTTGGATATCGAAATTCAACGTTTGCATCAATTTTTGCAATCAAAACAACGATAATCGTAGGAATGGGTATCTTACTGGGATTATTTTTATCACTACCCTTACAATATCTTGGTTTTATTTCATTTGAAGTTAATATCATGTTTTTTATTCATCAATTTTATTTTAATGCACTATTTTTGTTCATGATTCTAATTATCGTTCCGATTTTATTTGGCTTAATTGCCTTTACTTCAATAATTTTATCAATGAAAAAAACTGCCTTGGAAATGATTTCAGATAACGGAGTAGAAAAAAGAACAAACAGCAAAAGAATTTTAGCTTTACAAATAATTTTCTTCCCATTCTTTATCATTAAATTAATTAATGATAAAATTGCTGGATATTTAGAAGTTCGTAGTATTGGTTTTAATTGACGATTGCGACGCGCTTTTACAACTCGTTCAATGGGGAAATTTATTTTGATAATGTTTTTATTTAGTTTTTCATCATTAATTTTAATTTCTCAATTCCAGGTAAGAACCTTTGCTGAAGACCTTGTACCTACAAGGGACAAGAAGTTTATTTCTTCAATTGATCATTCTTATAATTTTGGGAATTATCAAAAAATTGACTATAATAAAGATGAAAAAAAATTATCTTGAGTAAATCCTGAAGTTTATCAAGAAGCACCCATGGAAATTGATTTTTATGAAAATCGTAAAGACTTTAAGAAAAATTTAGACGAAAAATCTTCTAAATCTCATGAGCAAATATCATGGCTTTTGAAAAGTATTAATAAAGAAGTTATCAAAAATTCTGAATATATTATAAGTGATAATGAAATAACTGGATTAAAGGAAAATGATGCCCAAATAATTAAAGATTTATTTTTGAGTAACATTATTAAAATTAATCCTAGTAATAATTATGATGTTAGTTTGATTGAAAGTGTTTCAAAAACCAACCCAAGCGCTTTAAAAAATACTTTATTTTTAATGACATCAAAAAATTATGAAGATTTAAATAATAACTACTACTTATCAGATGTTGGTAAAACAGCTTGCTTGATTGGGGAAAAAGAATTTCTTAAAGAAGAAGGTAGATGGTTTTATCAACAATTATTAAAAAGTCAAAGTCCTGAATCAGCATTAGCTGCAACTCGTAAAATGGTTGAAAGTCTAATTAAGAATAATAGCTTAGATTGTGATGATAATTATTATTGAAATCCCTTAAACTTTGATGATTTAAAAAGCGGTAATGATATATCTAGAAAAAATAAATCTTTAGACGAAATTTGATCGAAGGCGAGTCCTTTTTCAAAAGACATTTTTCAACTTGCATTTTTAAATGATGACAAACCTTCAACTCTAGTTCTTAATAATCAATTACTTTTAAGAAGTGGTAAAGAATACTTGACTTATAATTTTAAAGCGGCACCGTTTAGTCAAAACCTAACCACTGAAATGAACTTGGTGCTAGCTGATACAACCAAGGGGGACAAAAACGCTTACTTTAATGTAATAAAAAATAGTCAAATGAGTTGAAGTGATTGAAGTAATTTATCACAGTTAAATAATTCAGATAATAGTGTAAATGCTGTGATAAGCAAATTAACAGCGAAAACTTTTAATTTAAAAAAAGGTGATATTTTTAAAGTAATTATTCAAACGGATACTAAATTAGCTGTGCCATTGACTGTTAGTGCCATTAACGGGGATGATATTTACTCTCACGATGTAATAGTTGATCATAAAACGTTTTTAGATGTCTATGGTGATGAAGAGGTTAGGGGAAATAGTTCTCAACTTTACAATAATTTAATTTCAACAACTCCGGTTTTTAATTATTCAAATAAAGTGAATCCAAATGCAGGAGATGTTTCTTTAATTGCTCGTAGTCTAACCAATATATCAAATGATAATACTCCAATTTTTGGTTCAATTTTTAGTGATTTTATTGATTTTGACCAATATCCAATTGGGAGCATTTTGGATAAAAAACCAACTTTGATGACTAATCCAGTTAAAATTAGTGAATCAGATTCCCCATACACTAATCTTTTTTCAGCTGAAAAAGCTTATGCCAAAACGATGACCTCAAATCTTACTACAATATTAAATATTGTTTTAGGTGCTATTATTGCTATTTTATCAATTATAATTATGGTGCTAGTTTTATCAATAATTGATGAGGCTGCAAAGATTATTCTAACATTAAAATCTCTGGGATATTCAACGGCACAAGTTAATTGAATTGTTATGGGGGACTACTTCATCTGAGGTCTAATCTTATTTATCTGCAGTTACTTTATGTCAATTCTATTTTTCTACGTTTTTAGTATTTTTGCTTGATCAAGCATGAACTTATTAATCAATTATTGAATCAATATATCAATTGCATTAATCACCTTCTCAATATTAACTTTGGTAATTTTGTGTGGATGAGTGTCTAGTTATGTTAAAATTAAAAGAAAAAAGATAACCGAGATTACAATCTAA
- a CDS encoding ABC transporter permease gives MRKVLKSYLKSFVKAWVETFGTIIFVLTLTAVVVGMVATPLQLTNKNKGIENQINHWENYITAKPSYFNDSFLYTFFYNGEDYGPEGKEIIKNPLGDGTTLFSNDAKDYLKDFVNEGENQSHAEIGREIRNLLVSYEKGGAAEINNIKSDNIFTPDFQEMLSDQYHNDINLFVTSEVIKNNSSKIALTYELSAFLTSPRVGNNSFEIDLRQADAKNQMVGDKEINNLVISKGRNIEKDSTNEIVLTEKYAKTNKIKIGDKITLPGISTGQNSLMTVVGLGTKFDTLTPSSNYSILTSNPDEYAYGFVSYKYLDQLRSDSWESNKNNEIGYKTIIRTKNLIPNLNVFNLFAIDLLKSDSIYREGENFITPQYDYPTIQALSNIRIQVIIFLVLAVVVLVLAFIFINFVIKKEINNTRVQLGIFKAFGYKNSELSWIFATKMLITIAIGVIFGYIISIPLQDYVSGQFSNSVTYAFSSVYFSAWFATIIFIVIPLLFTAISYLLTLKYLSESALKLITNGTKAPTKSTFRTVLKWVFFPVGITSLILTKTAQSLSYHNKGFTWRLQQSFTARGKGKFIMVITIFSFSALLFTLQLGAKAVMGSAISQGYEMVQDGVDHRLTWKKNPEIDFKGDKVEIVNQDWDAMRTEFIGYKDNMNTALEQNSTTFRDNMSHVIGLLATDIAESKILDPMDILKVYKNVDITNDEVIKTKNTEEVLKLHLTGESQKTIMGATVNGTDGKKNNYYLSDVSKTICVLTQAYTGESADCNDSNNWGLPNSQTFSGLDLLTGISPDVQALMSMALTAQVDQNAVVTPNQIYIDSNRELLQYKTNVLVDDLNSQKFDLELDYFDDNLGRTQNIYRFSGVSDSQYNELKVKNSDPTKINAIVSYRIAKLMNLSVGSEFKVRTDTTQKQPLTIKVSGINQSNAFGTLIIASYENFFNAFRTEEGSNQVIEDYQNEIIYGNSIWSKNRLFNGSIDIDNIGASVAGLEFAGKSVAVSTGVDAPIFGTIFDKIFESLPGFGAGRAGNSNQFTVLTNGSLIAPTEFASNIPLELMTATLDTILARSTVLMTLFILLVAFLLTIILVVIMNIVVDEAANIILTMRALGYKAGEINWVVMGNYVIWTLIGFALAYLLSILVWMGILEFVWQSFGILIPFPSDWQTPIISFSILAAIMVIGWITAMLKISNRPLTNITAYS, from the coding sequence ATGAGAAAAGTTTTAAAAAGTTATTTAAAGTCGTTTGTTAAAGCCTGAGTGGAAACATTTGGAACCATTATCTTTGTTTTGACTCTAACTGCGGTTGTAGTTGGAATGGTGGCAACTCCTTTACAATTAACCAATAAAAATAAAGGGATTGAAAATCAAATTAATCACTGAGAAAATTATATAACTGCTAAACCAAGTTATTTTAATGATAGTTTCTTATATACGTTCTTCTATAATGGAGAAGACTACGGACCAGAAGGTAAAGAGATTATTAAAAACCCATTAGGAGATGGGACAACTCTTTTTAGTAATGATGCAAAAGATTATTTAAAAGATTTTGTTAATGAAGGGGAAAACCAAAGTCATGCTGAAATTGGTCGTGAAATTCGCAACTTATTAGTATCTTATGAAAAAGGTGGAGCTGCTGAAATTAACAACATTAAAAGTGACAATATTTTCACCCCAGATTTCCAAGAAATGTTAAGTGATCAATACCACAATGATATTAACCTTTTTGTTACTAGCGAAGTTATCAAAAATAATTCATCAAAAATTGCCTTAACTTATGAGTTGTCAGCTTTTTTAACTTCTCCAAGAGTTGGTAATAATAGTTTTGAAATTGATTTACGTCAAGCCGATGCTAAAAACCAAATGGTTGGTGATAAAGAAATTAACAATTTAGTAATTTCTAAAGGGCGAAATATTGAAAAAGATTCAACAAATGAAATTGTTCTAACAGAAAAATATGCTAAAACAAATAAAATTAAAATTGGGGACAAAATTACTTTACCTGGAATATCAACAGGTCAAAATAGTTTGATGACAGTTGTTGGATTGGGAACTAAATTTGATACTTTAACTCCAAGTTCAAACTATTCAATCTTGACAAGTAATCCTGATGAATATGCTTATGGATTTGTAAGTTATAAATATTTAGATCAATTGCGTTCAGATTCGTGAGAATCAAATAAAAATAATGAAATCGGTTATAAAACAATTATTAGAACAAAAAACCTTATTCCAAATTTAAACGTCTTTAACTTATTTGCAATTGATTTATTAAAATCAGATTCAATTTATCGTGAAGGGGAAAACTTTATTACCCCTCAATATGACTATCCAACAATTCAAGCATTAAGCAATATTCGTATTCAAGTAATTATTTTCTTAGTTTTGGCTGTTGTAGTTCTAGTCCTTGCGTTTATTTTCATTAACTTTGTTATTAAAAAAGAAATTAATAACACAAGAGTTCAATTAGGAATTTTTAAAGCATTTGGTTACAAAAATTCAGAATTATCATGAATTTTTGCAACAAAAATGTTAATAACAATCGCAATTGGAGTAATTTTTGGATATATAATTTCAATTCCGTTACAAGATTATGTTTCTGGACAATTTAGCAACAGTGTTACTTATGCATTTAGTAGCGTTTACTTCTCAGCTTGATTTGCAACCATTATCTTTATTGTAATTCCGTTATTGTTTACAGCTATCTCATACCTATTAACTTTAAAATACTTAAGTGAATCTGCTTTAAAACTAATTACTAACGGGACAAAGGCACCAACAAAATCAACTTTTAGAACTGTTTTGAAATGAGTATTTTTCCCAGTGGGAATTACAAGTTTAATTTTAACCAAAACCGCTCAATCTTTAAGTTATCACAATAAAGGATTTACTTGAAGACTACAACAATCATTTACTGCACGAGGTAAAGGTAAGTTCATCATGGTTATTACAATTTTCTCATTCTCAGCTTTATTATTCACTTTACAATTGGGTGCTAAAGCAGTTATGGGCTCAGCAATCAGCCAAGGATATGAAATGGTTCAAGATGGTGTTGATCACCGACTTACTTGAAAGAAAAATCCAGAAATTGACTTTAAAGGCGACAAGGTTGAAATTGTTAACCAAGATTGAGATGCAATGCGTACTGAATTTATCGGTTACAAAGATAATATGAACACAGCTTTAGAACAAAACTCAACAACCTTTAGAGATAATATGTCTCATGTAATAGGGTTGCTAGCAACAGATATTGCAGAAAGTAAAATCTTAGATCCTATGGATATATTAAAAGTTTACAAAAATGTTGATATTACAAATGATGAGGTAATTAAAACTAAAAATACAGAGGAAGTTTTAAAACTACATCTAACAGGAGAATCTCAAAAAACCATAATGGGAGCTACAGTAAATGGAACTGATGGTAAAAAAAATAATTACTATTTAAGTGATGTTTCAAAAACTATTTGTGTACTTACTCAAGCATATACAGGCGAAAGTGCTGACTGTAACGATTCAAATAATTGAGGTCTGCCTAACTCTCAAACATTTAGTGGTCTAGATTTACTAACTGGTATTTCCCCAGATGTTCAAGCTTTAATGTCAATGGCATTGACAGCACAAGTTGATCAAAATGCCGTGGTAACACCAAATCAAATTTATATTGACTCAAATAGAGAGTTATTACAATACAAAACAAATGTTCTTGTTGATGACTTGAATTCACAAAAGTTCGACTTGGAATTAGATTACTTTGATGACAATCTTGGAAGAACTCAAAATATTTACCGATTTAGTGGGGTTAGTGATAGCCAATATAATGAACTAAAAGTTAAAAATTCAGATCCAACAAAAATTAATGCCATTGTTTCGTATCGAATTGCTAAATTAATGAATTTATCAGTTGGAAGTGAATTCAAAGTTCGTACAGACACTACACAAAAACAACCACTGACAATTAAAGTATCAGGAATTAACCAATCAAATGCTTTTGGGACATTAATAATAGCATCTTATGAAAACTTCTTTAATGCTTTTAGAACTGAAGAGGGTTCAAATCAGGTAATCGAAGACTATCAAAATGAAATTATTTATGGAAATTCAATTTGATCAAAAAACAGACTTTTCAACGGAAGTATTGATATTGATAATATCGGAGCATCAGTGGCAGGTTTAGAATTTGCAGGAAAAAGCGTAGCTGTTTCAACAGGGGTTGATGCTCCAATATTTGGAACAATCTTTGATAAAATATTTGAAAGTTTACCAGGATTTGGGGCAGGTAGAGCTGGAAATTCAAATCAATTCACAGTTTTAACCAATGGTAGTTTAATTGCTCCAACAGAATTTGCCTCAAATATACCATTAGAATTGATGACAGCGACTTTGGACACTATTTTAGCCCGTTCAACAGTCTTAATGACACTATTTATTTTACTAGTAGCATTCTTGTTAACAATTATCTTAGTAGTTATTATGAATATTGTGGTGGATGAAGCGGCAAACATTATTTTAACCATGAGAGCATTGGGTTACAAGGCTGGGGAAATCAATTGAGTTGTAATGGGGAACTATGTAATTTGAACTTTAATAGGTTTTGCATTAGCTTATCTATTATCAATCCTTGTATGAATGGGAATTTTAGAGTTTGTCTGACAATCGTTTGGTATTTTAATACCATTCCCTTCAGACTGACAAACCCCAATTATTTCATTCTCAATACTAGCAGCTATAATGGTAATTGGATGAATTACAGCAATGCTGAAAATTTCAAACCGTCCATTAACAAATATAACAGCTTATAGTTAA
- the nrdG gene encoding anaerobic ribonucleoside-triphosphate reductase activating protein, whose product MKILKIFKETISDGPGWRYSIYVSGCLHACKGCHNLRSWSFKVGRDFDQDYRDEILSDLKSNPLLSGVTFSGGDPMFSAIEVLQLIKDIKAQTGLNIWLYTGFTIEEIYAQRNENPETQARFEILSNIDTLVDGRWVKELYDPELMFRGSSNQRLINTQEWLKNN is encoded by the coding sequence ATGAAAATTCTTAAAATCTTTAAAGAAACAATTAGTGATGGTCCAGGCTGAAGATATTCAATTTATGTATCAGGTTGCTTGCATGCTTGTAAAGGTTGTCATAACCTGAGAAGTTGAAGTTTTAAGGTTGGTCGTGATTTTGACCAAGACTATCGCGATGAGATATTAAGTGATTTAAAATCCAATCCTTTACTTAGTGGGGTAACCTTTTCAGGAGGTGACCCGATGTTTTCAGCTATTGAAGTTTTACAACTAATTAAAGATATAAAAGCTCAAACAGGTTTGAATATCTGACTTTACACCGGATTTACAATTGAGGAAATCTATGCCCAACGCAACGAAAATCCTGAAACCCAAGCGCGTTTTGAAATATTATCAAATATTGATACTTTAGTTGATGGTCGCTGGGTGAAAGAACTATATGATCCTGAACTAATGTTTAGGGGCAGCAGCAATCAAAGATTAATAAATACTCAAGAATGGCTCAAAAATAATTAA
- a CDS encoding anaerobic ribonucleoside triphosphate reductase, giving the protein MKDNMTFSKTKNEKDIKSIIAVKNSDLKNENANMNGDTPSGQMMKFASLTSKDFALNNVVNPKFAKLHQEGLIHIHDLDFYITKSATCVQYDLEELFTNGFRTRNGLIRTPQSIGVYAELAAIVFQTAQNEMHGGQAIPAFDYFMAPGVNKSYVKAVIRTIKNFCEFEDIKEFDQEKVKNIIEKLNFNYDSFVNVEDKLFSELNLFKDKKQFKKIISIAKREVQQETRQSMEGFIYNLNTQHSRGGNQVVFSSINLGTCTFPSGRLVTFMLLEALNKGLGNGETSIFPIVIFKVKEEVNYDEEDVARAFSLPQDEWENIVDWKTINFDLFLKSIQTTSRRLFPNFMFLDTPFNFHEQWKALDPQSWKYEPATMGCRTRTFENINGDKTPVGRGNISFTSINLPHLALKYLDENGYLKNNKIDYSVINLEKVETDFIKIIKNYSHIVAEQLWERFKYQISAQAKQFPFLMGNNVLKGGGQLQMSDTVESVFRQGTLTIGFVGLAEALKALVGSHHGESKTAQDFGLKIITAINEVALEWKQAKQLNFGVIGTPAESVAGRMAKITAKKFGNIAEITSREYFTNSNHVPVYYNIKAFDKIKIEAKYHPLTLGGSISYIELDGEARKNLHAVLGVIKAMKDNEINYGSLNHPVDRCKKCNYSSLIKLACPNCSSLEISRTRRITGYLVGDLDGWNSGKQAEERERVKHNLNNENS; this is encoded by the coding sequence ATGAAAGACAATATGACATTCAGTAAAACTAAAAACGAAAAAGATATCAAATCAATAATTGCTGTAAAGAATAGTGACCTAAAAAACGAAAATGCTAATATGAATGGAGATACCCCAAGTGGTCAAATGATGAAATTTGCTTCATTAACTAGTAAAGACTTTGCTTTAAATAATGTGGTTAATCCAAAATTTGCAAAATTGCATCAAGAAGGTCTAATTCATATCCATGATTTAGATTTTTATATTACAAAATCAGCTACTTGTGTTCAATACGATTTAGAAGAACTATTTACAAATGGTTTTAGAACAAGAAATGGTTTAATTAGAACACCACAATCAATTGGAGTCTATGCAGAACTAGCAGCCATTGTTTTTCAAACAGCACAAAATGAAATGCACGGAGGTCAAGCAATACCAGCATTTGACTACTTTATGGCTCCTGGTGTGAATAAAAGTTATGTTAAGGCTGTTATTAGAACAATCAAAAATTTTTGTGAGTTTGAGGACATAAAAGAGTTTGATCAAGAAAAAGTAAAAAATATTATAGAAAAACTAAATTTTAACTATGATTCTTTTGTCAACGTTGAAGACAAACTATTCTCAGAATTAAATCTATTTAAAGATAAAAAGCAGTTTAAAAAAATAATTAGCATTGCAAAAAGAGAAGTTCAACAAGAAACTCGTCAATCCATGGAAGGATTTATCTATAATCTAAATACTCAACATTCTCGAGGAGGAAATCAAGTTGTTTTTTCTTCTATTAATTTAGGAACTTGTACCTTTCCGTCAGGAAGATTGGTTACTTTTATGCTTCTAGAAGCCTTGAATAAAGGCCTGGGAAATGGGGAAACCTCAATCTTTCCAATAGTAATATTTAAAGTAAAAGAAGAAGTAAATTATGATGAAGAAGATGTAGCAAGAGCTTTCAGTTTACCCCAAGATGAGTGGGAAAATATTGTTGATTGAAAAACTATTAATTTCGATTTATTTTTAAAGTCAATTCAAACAACTTCACGAAGACTATTTCCAAATTTTATGTTTTTAGACACTCCATTCAACTTTCACGAACAATGAAAAGCACTAGACCCTCAATCATGAAAATATGAACCTGCAACAATGGGTTGTCGCACAAGAACTTTTGAAAATATTAACGGAGATAAAACACCAGTAGGCCGTGGGAATATTTCCTTTACTTCAATTAACTTACCGCACTTAGCATTAAAATATCTTGATGAAAATGGTTATTTAAAAAATAATAAAATTGATTACTCAGTTATTAACTTAGAAAAAGTTGAGACAGATTTTATTAAAATTATTAAAAATTACTCTCATATTGTGGCTGAGCAGTTATGAGAGCGTTTTAAATACCAAATAAGCGCTCAGGCTAAGCAATTTCCATTCCTGATGGGAAATAATGTCTTAAAGGGTGGGGGACAGTTGCAAATGAGTGATACAGTAGAGTCAGTATTTCGTCAAGGGACTCTAACAATAGGCTTTGTTGGTTTAGCAGAAGCTTTAAAAGCATTGGTTGGATCCCATCATGGTGAATCAAAGACAGCTCAAGATTTTGGTTTAAAAATAATCACTGCTATTAATGAAGTAGCGCTTGAGTGAAAACAAGCTAAGCAATTAAATTTTGGGGTTATTGGAACTCCTGCTGAATCAGTTGCTGGAAGAATGGCTAAAATCACCGCTAAAAAATTTGGTAATATTGCAGAAATAACAAGCCGTGAATATTTTACAAATTCTAACCATGTTCCAGTTTACTACAATATCAAAGCTTTTGATAAAATTAAAATTGAAGCTAAATACCACCCTCTAACTCTTGGGGGAAGTATTAGTTATATTGAATTGGATGGAGAAGCTCGCAAAAACTTGCATGCTGTCCTTGGGGTCATCAAAGCGATGAAAGATAATGAAATTAATTATGGTAGTTTAAATCATCCTGTTGATCGTTGTAAAAAATGTAATTATAGTTCATTAATTAAATTAGCTTGCCCAAATTGTTCAAGTTTAGAGATATCTCGTACTCGTCGTATTACTGGTTATCTTGTTGGAGACCTAGATGGTTGAAACAGTGGAAAACAAGCTGAAGAACGTGAAAGAGTCAAGCATAATTTAAATAATGAAAATTCTTAA